The DNA segment TTCAGTTATTGAATATAAATTGTACCTTTGCAATAAATAAAAATATACTGATAAAAACATATCAAAAAATGGAAAAACTTAAAGATCTTAACAAAAGAACTGCTCCTAAGAGTGTTATGCCTGAAAAGGTTATACAATTCGGCGAAGGTAATTTTCTTCGTGCGTTTGTAGACTGGATAATTTGGAATATGAATCAGAAAACTGATTTTAATGGTTCTGTGGTAGTAGTTCAACCTATTGAAAAAGGTATGGTTGACTGGTTGAATGGGCAAGATTGCCTTTATCATGTAAACCTTCAAGGACTTGACGGAGGAAAACCAGTAAACAGCCTTACACGTATTGATGTAATAAGCCGTGCCCTTAATCCATATTCACAAAATGCTGCTTTCATGGCATTAGCAGATCAGCCAGAAATTCGTTTTGTTATTTCTAACACAACAGAGGCTGGTATAGCTTTTAATCCTGAATGCAAACTAGAAGACGCTCCTGCTTCATCATATCCAGGTAAACTAACTCAGTTGCTGTATCGCCGTTACCAAACATTTAATGGTGATCCTACAAAGGGACTTATAATATTTCCATGCGAATTGATTTTCTTAAATGGTCATCATCTTAAGGACTGCATCGAAAAGTATATTGAATTATGGAAACTTCCTGAAGGTTTCAAAAAATGGTTTGAAGAATGCTGTGGTGTATACGCAACATTAGTTGACCGTATAGTTCCAGGATTTCCACGCAAAGAAATTAAAGATATACAACAAAAGATAAGCTATGCAGACAATCTAGTTGTTCAAGCAGAGATTTTCCATCTATGGGTTATCGAAGCTCCTAAAGAGATTGCAAAGGAATTTCCTGCTGACAAAGCTGGTTTACATGTATTGTTTGTACCATCAGAAGCTCCATATCATGAGAGAAAGGTAACTCTACTGAATGGGCCACACACAGTATTGAGTCCCGTTGCTTTTCTAAGCGGAATCAACATTGTAAGAGATGCATGTAAAGATCCATTTGTGGGCAAATATATACATAAAGTTCAATTTGAAGAGTTAATGGAAACTTTAAATCTACCAAAAGAAGAACTAGAAAAATTTGCCGGTGACGTACTTGAACGCTTTATGAATCCATTTGTAGATCATCAAGTTACAAGTATAATGCTAAATTCTTTCCCTAAATATCAAACACGAGATCTTCCAGGAGTAAAAACATATTTGGAACGTAAAGGAGTGCTTCCTGAAGGCTTAGTTTTTGGTTTGGCAGCTATAATAACATACTATAAAGGTGGAAAACGCGCAGACGGGACAGAAATAGTTCCTAATGATGCAGAAGATATTATGGAGCTACTCAAAAATCTATGGGCTACAGGTGATACTCAAAAAGTTACAGACGGTGTACTATCTGCAACATCTATTTGGGGTGAAGACATAAATAAAATTAAAGGACTTAACGCACTTGTGAAAAAAGACTTAGACTTGATCCAGTCTGTTGGCATGCTTGAGGCTGTGAAAACTATTCTATAATAATATTTAAATCCCTCTCATATATATGAGAGGGATTCTTTTTGTTTTTTATCCTAATAGTATTTTTATCAAGATGAATATAAAAAATACTTTGCAGTTTTATGCAGA comes from the Xylanibacter oryzae DSM 17970 genome and includes:
- a CDS encoding tagaturonate reductase, with translation MEKLKDLNKRTAPKSVMPEKVIQFGEGNFLRAFVDWIIWNMNQKTDFNGSVVVVQPIEKGMVDWLNGQDCLYHVNLQGLDGGKPVNSLTRIDVISRALNPYSQNAAFMALADQPEIRFVISNTTEAGIAFNPECKLEDAPASSYPGKLTQLLYRRYQTFNGDPTKGLIIFPCELIFLNGHHLKDCIEKYIELWKLPEGFKKWFEECCGVYATLVDRIVPGFPRKEIKDIQQKISYADNLVVQAEIFHLWVIEAPKEIAKEFPADKAGLHVLFVPSEAPYHERKVTLLNGPHTVLSPVAFLSGINIVRDACKDPFVGKYIHKVQFEELMETLNLPKEELEKFAGDVLERFMNPFVDHQVTSIMLNSFPKYQTRDLPGVKTYLERKGVLPEGLVFGLAAIITYYKGGKRADGTEIVPNDAEDIMELLKNLWATGDTQKVTDGVLSATSIWGEDINKIKGLNALVKKDLDLIQSVGMLEAVKTIL